A segment of the Triticum dicoccoides isolate Atlit2015 ecotype Zavitan unplaced genomic scaffold, WEW_v2.0 scaffold173591, whole genome shotgun sequence genome:
CACAATCTACACAAGTTGTGCACTTAGTTAGAACTGGAATCGCACTTGCAATGCCACTAAAATCCACTGACATCCTAGGACTAGGAAGCATCAGAATTTGTGATTACACCTGTCTAGATTTCTACACACGAGGTTACAACATCAGTGTGATTTCCGGCCGGAGGTGTATTGCTTCAGAGGATTTAAAGCAAACGATGGAGCAGACGAAGCAACTAAGAAGATTGTGAAGAGTTTATTCATTCTCTCACAATAGGCTGAAGTTCAGTATCTTCCATTTTGGAAGACATATCTTTCGAGGTGCGGCCAATCTAGGAGCTTCAAACAAAGTCTTGACAGAAAAAGGCGCTCGAAACAAAACAGAGGCGACAACAGCACGAGAAGATTTTCCTTTTTCCCAAGACAAATTAACAACTTTGAACAAGATTTGCTGACGAGTTAAAATGTCTGCAAAATTAGATCATCCGTTTCAGAGATGTTCGAAAGAAAACATTTGGGAACTGGCAAACCCTAAAACAGGAGACTTATTTTTAGTGTATAATTTGTACACAGTAGCTTATTCTTGATCTATCATTTGCCACAAGGGAGTACAGTAAGGAAGAAACTAGGTGCAGAAATTGATAAGACAGTAGACCAAGAAACTAGGCCCAGAAACTGAGAGACCACAGACCACAGTCAGGTAACCTTTGCTAAACTGTCTGAAACTCCACCCCTACTCACAGCGCCTCTATGAAAGAATTGGCGCCCAGATCCTTCAGATTTGCCTCTATGAACTACGAAGAACTTCATTACTTCATTTCGCTCGAATTTTTGGTCAGGTACTGGAAATTTAAAAGATCAAGCGACTGCGCTCTGCTGTGCTAAGACCTCTGTCCACTCAGCCGGCCACCAGTCTGGCTTAATCGCCTTGACCCTCACATCTCTGTTGTCGCTGATGGCAAGGATAGCGTTTTCCTTCAGTGCTGCTTCGAGCCGCAACAGACCCATCCCACGGCTGCCGAGAGCGGTGCTTACCGTACCCACTTTCTTACCAGAGGCGTCGTCCACGACATCTGAGCCAGGAGCAACAGCCTGCTCGAGTTCTGATAACAGAGGTTGCAGAATCAATATCCGGTTGACAGAGACTCGATGACTGCATAATTTAGCACAGAATTAATACCTTTGTCATTTTCATCTACAAACTTCAAGGGTATCAGGCGCTTCCTGATGACACCACGGTGGTGTGTGCGTGCGATCAGCTCCTGACCAATATAGCACCCCTTGTCGAATGAAATAGCATTCAGGCCTGCAAGATTGTACTCGAGTGGGATTGCTTCACCTGGTACAAAAGAAGATGGTTTTAGCAAAAGAGGAAAGAACAAGCATCTTAATGTTTAAGCTGGAAATGTAAGGAAACATAGTGTAACAGCCAAAAATGATACAATTAGGAAAGCAAGAAAGGGCAGGAGAAAAGATGTTAGTTAAGCATAGACAGAGTTCCCATACCAACTTGCCCATGTGCTACAGCCTACAAGAGACAAGAGACTATGCTTCTAAGCTATGCCCCTGAAGCCACCGTACTGAACAATTCACTAGCACCAATCAACCAGAATCTCTGGGCTCCTAGCATTACTATCTTAAGTCGTAAGACAGAAATGAAATTGCCTATACGATTTATGCTACTGTAGGCTTCTAAGCTCTTCCTTATAGATAATGTATGCAATTGTAAAATATCCATCACCACCACTAACCAACCAGAATGACCTGACAAACCATGAGTACGCAATCTAATTTCCTTAAAATTGCTTCAGTAGATGCAGATGTTTTCATCAATAGTTTTACTGTTGTTAACAGGATGTAGCACAGTTCTTCCTGTACCATTGAATTACAGTGCTGGGTACTACCTCCGTAAActgatatttgtttacagagggagtaccagtTTAAATGGCCAGACTCTTCAACATAACACTGAACGAATCATTCCAGAATCGAAGCCATGTCCTTAACCAAGGAACATCAAATAGCTATACAAATCTCTAAGTATGCTGATGTTTCAGTGTCTTAACAGATCAACTGGAAATTAATCCTACCTTTTGGTATCTCAGTTGAGCCTTCTGCAACCCCATTTTCTATACGCCAAAGCAAATAATGGCGTTCATCTGCTTCTTTGTCAGCCTCAACAAGTGGTGCTGCGGGCACAACCAAGAGTTACTTGCATGTTCAAATGACCATCGGTAGATATTGAGCACCATATCAAATGTAATTTTAGAAAGCACCAAGAACAAATGACTTACGTATTGTATCAGCTGGAAATATTCCTCTGTAGCCAAGAATGTCAAGCCGAGGATCTTTGAGCCACTGCCAACCA
Coding sequences within it:
- the LOC119344564 gene encoding putative transferase At4g12130, mitochondrial, whose product is GDGEVLADVDAAEVDELLACFKRYRLRSKVEIDNVSEEFLCWQRFGSDVAHSEPSTQEPEAQSIGWGQGSDHAAESSAQGNGHGWQWLKDPRLDILGYRGIFPADTIPPLVEADKEADERHYLLWRIENGVAEGSTEIPKGEAIPLEYNLAGLNAISFDKGCYIGQELIARTHHRGVIRKRLIPLKFVDENDKELEQAVAPGSDVVDDASGKKVGTVSTALGSRGMGLLRLEAALKENAILAISDNRDVRVKAIKPDWWPAEWTEVLAQQSAVA